The Flavobacterium sp. 102 genomic interval ATAAAAATCACTACTGCCAAAGGAAATCTAGCATCGTTAAAAATTGTAGGTATATCCCAAATAGGAATTGCTGAAATAGATGATGTTAGTAGTTATACTTCTTTGGCAACAGCCCAAAAATTATTAGGAGAAGCCACTAACTATATCACAGACATACAAATAAAATTACACGATATTACTTCCGCGCCTACAGTAGCAATGGAATTCCATAATAAATTTGATCTAGATGCTATTGACTACCAAACGGCCAATTCACAGTTTGAAACAGGAAGTTCCATTAGAAGTATTATATCTTATGCCGTTGGAATAGTATTACTGATTGTCGCTGGATTTGGAATCTACAATATCTTGAACATGATGATTTTTGAGAAAATGGACAGTATTGCGATTCTGAAAGCAACAGGATTTTCCGGTAATGATGTCAAATGGATTTTTATTTCGCTTTCAATGATTATTGGTTTAACCGGTGGCGTTTTCGGACTGATTTTTGGTTTTGGGTTTACTAAAATTATTGACAATATTCCGTTCAACACAGCGGCACTTCCAACCATTTCTACTTATCCAATTAATTATAATCCAATGTTTTATATCATAGGAATTGCATTTGCTTTAATCACCACTTTTATTGCCGGTTTGTTTCCGGCGCTGAAAGCCAGTAAAATTGATCCGGTGGAAATTATTAGAGGAAAATGATTATAGCCACGAAAGCACAAGTTTAAAATAATATTTGTGGCTAAAATTTATACAAATGTAAGATGAGCAATAAAGTACTCGAAACTAAAGGCTTGACCAAATACTTTTACGACCCGATTCAATTTCAGGTGTTGAAAGCAATCGACATGAGCATCAATCACGGAGAATTTGTTTCAATTGTTGGGAAATCGGGCTGTGGAAAATCGACTTTACTGTATTTACTTTCTACTATGGATACTGATTATGAAGGGCAATTGTTTATCAATGAAGAATTGATTACGGGTAAATCGGATAAATCATTGGCTCAACTCAGGAATGAAAAAATTGGCTTTGTGTTTCAGTTTCACTATTTACTTTCGGAATACAATGTCCTGAAGAATGTGATGTTGCCCGGAATGAAACTCAATAAATTTTCCGAAGAAGAAATTGAGTACAACGCTATGGAACATCTGAAAACATTGGACATGCACGAGCAAGCTTTAAAAATGCCCAACCAATTAAGCGGTGGACAAAAACAACGTGTGGCTATTGCCCGAGCCTTAATCAACAATCCCTTAATCATTATGGGTGATGAACCTACGGGAAATCTCGACAAGAAAAACAGCGATATCGTTTTTGATATTTTCAATCATTTGACCAAAGACCACAACCAAACTTTATTAGTCGTAACTCATGACAATGATTTTGCAAGCCGAACTCAACGGACAATCACGATGGAAGACGGAAAGATTATTTAACTATTATATCGTATTTCTGCAACAATCCTTTCAATCCATCAGTGGAAAAAACCGCTTTCTTGATTTTATTCTTTTCCGGGTCAAAAGCATAATCGTAGCTTGTTGAAAAATCGGCTTTGTTGGCTATAGTGTCAATAAAAACAGCTCGTCGTAAGTTGCAATTGTCAAATAAAACTTCGGTTAAATCACTCGCCATAAAATCGACGGCAATCATACTGCAGTTGATGAATTGCATTTTTTTCATCTTTAATGCGTAAAATTGGGCATAATCCAACAAACAATCTTTGAAGTGAAACTCAAAAATTACTTGGTCGGTCATGGCAAAATTGACGTTGGTGAAATTACATTTGGTAAACCAAACCCCGCGCAGTGAAACATAGTTGATTTTGGTGTCTTTAAAATTGCAATCAAAAAAATTACAATCCACAAAAGTCACGGTTTGAAAAGTACAATCGGTGAAATCGATGTTGTAAAACGTACAGTTTTCAAACTCCTTGAATTTGGTATTAACGTCATTAAAAATTTCGTCTCTGAATTCTTGGTCTGCGATATAATCTGAATGCATAAGGGATTTATTGGTGCGTAAAACTACTAAAATAAATCGCAATGCCTTGCTAACAATTGTTGATAAATTTTAACGGTAAAAAACTTTTTTTTTCAATTACCAAAGGTGGAAAAGCAATACATTTGATTGTAATGAAATTTTTGACTTATGAGAATTGAAACCGACCTGAAACTGGGCTTTAAAGATGTAATGATACGACCAAAACGTTCGACTTTAAACAGTAGAGCGCAAGTGTCTTTGGAAAGAGAATTTAAGTTTTTGCATAGTACGCATTTATGGACAGGTGTTCCAATTATGGCTGCCAATATGGATACAGTTGGCACCTTCGAAATGGCATTGGCTTTAGCCAAAGAAAAATTGTTTACGGCGATACACAAACATTATACAGTAGCACAATGGAATGATTTTATAAAAAATGCACCCAGCGAAATTGCAGATTATATTGCCGTTAGTACCGGAACCGGTAAAAGCGATTTCAAAAAGATAAACGAAATATTCACTCAAAATCCACAATTAAAATTCCTTTGTATTGATGTAGCCAATGGTTATTCAGAACATTTTGTGGAATTCTTGCGTCAAGCGCGAAAACAATTCCCGGATAAAGTGATTATCGCCGGAAATGTTGTCACAGGTGAAATGGTCGAAGAATTGTTATTAGAAGGTGCTGATATTATCAAAGTTGGGATTGGTCCGGGTTCGGTTTGTACGACCAGAGTCAAAACCGGTGTTGGTTATCCGCAATTGTCTGCTATTATTGAATGTGCCGATGCGGCTCACGGTTTAGGCGGACATATCATCAGCGATGGTGGTTGTGCGATTCCGGGCGATGTGGCGAAAGCTTTTGGCGCAGGTTCCGATTTTGTAATGCTCGGCGGAATGTTGGCCGGACATACTGAAAGTGGTGGAAAACTCATTGAAATCAATGGTGAAAAGTTCAAACAATTTTATGGTATGAGTTCAGAAACTGCAATGAAAAAACACGTTGGTGGCGTTGCCGAATACCGTGCAAGTGAAGGCAAAACGGTGCAAGTTCCGTTCAAAGGTGATGTGATTGATACTTTGCATGATATTTTGGGCGGCATTCGTAGTACTTGTACTTATGTTGGCGCTTCAAAATTGAAAGAATTGACCAAAAGAACTACATTCATCAGAGTAACAGAACAAGAAAATACCGTTTTTGGAAAATTGTAATTAAACACAGATTTCACAAATTAGCACAAATCAGTTCGTCCAATATTTATTATAATCTGTGAAATCTGTGTTCTATAACGCTATCAATCCTTTCTAATCAGAGTGTTAATATGACAAACGAAATTAATTTTTTCAACTACTGTCCGAATTGCTCCAGTCAAAGCTTTACTTATCAAAACAACTTCAAATTCAACTGCCATACTTGTGATTTTGTATTGTATCACAACATAGCAGCAGCGGTTGCGATTGTTTTTACTTATGAAGACAAAGTTTTGTTTACCGTAAGAAATGTTGATCCCGACAAAGGCAAACTCGATTTACCCGGTGGATTTATTGATCCCGGAGAAACGGCTGAGGAAGCAGCTTGTAGAGAAATCAGAGAAGAAATTGGTTTGTATATTTCTACGACGGAATTAAAATATGTTACAACTTCACCCAATAATTATTTGTATAAAAAGGTAGCTTACCGAACCATGGATATTTTTTATGAATGTTCATTGGATTCAGAAGAGATGGAAATTACTGCCAAAGATGAAATTCAAGACCTGATTTGGATTAAAAGAAGCGAAATCGATTTGAATAAAATTGGGTTTATTTCCATCAAAAAGGTAATCGAAAAATATTATATTTTGGAAAAGTAATTTTGTAAATTGTGTTTGCATTTCCTAAAATAGCTATTTTTGAAATCAATAATTATTTTCAAATGTCATCCAAACCAAACAAAATCACCACACTTTTTCGGCTAATTAAGCAATCGCTTAAGGGAGAAGAACACGATTATACGCAAGGCAATGTAAAAACAGCCATTCTTTTATTGTCCATTCCAATGATTTTGGAATTAAGTCTGGAATCGGTTTTTGCCGTAGTGGACATTTATTTTGTTGGGCATTTGCCTAATGCTGATATTGCTGTGGCGACAGTTGGCTTAACCGAAGCTGTGATTTCTTTGGTTTACACACTCGGAATTGGCTTGAGCGTCGGTGCAACAGCGATTGTAGCTCGACGTGTTGGCGAAAAAGATTTAATTGAAGCTTCCAAATCAGGAGCGCAAGCCATTACGGTTTCTTTGATAGTAGCTATTTTGGTGGCTATTTTGGGCGTTACTTTTGCGGCTGATATTTTGGCTTTAATGGGTGCAAAACCTGAAGTAATAAAGGAAGGAACCACTTTTGCCCAAATCATTTTTGCGAGCAGTCCGGCAATTATTTTATTGTTTTTGATTAATGGAATATTCCGTGGCGCCGGTGATGCTGCGATGGCGATGCGAAGTCTTTGGTTGGCGAGTATTATTAATATTATTTTGTGTCCGCTATTAATTTACGGTTACGGACCGTTTCCTGAATTGGGTTTAACAGGCGCAGCGATTGCAACCGCTATAGGAAGAACGACGGGTGTTTTGTATCAATGTTATCATTTGTTTCTTAAAAGTAGATCGATTAAAATATACAAGACTTATTTTAAACCTAATTTAGAGATTGTCAAATCCTTGCTGAATATATCAACACCGGCCATGTTTCAGTTTTTTATCCAAAGCGGCAGTTGGATTGTGCTGACGTATATTGTTTCTGTAACCGGAAGTACGGATGCAAGTGCCGGTTATCAGATTGCGATTAGAAATGTGGTATTCTTTATTTTACCGGCTTGGGGATTGAGTAACGCGGCTGCGACTTTAGTGGGACAGAATTTAGGTGCGAAGCAACCGGAACGTGCACAACAAAGCGTATTGCTAACGACCAAATACAATATTATTTTTATGAGTTTCGTGACTTTAATCTTTGTTTGCTTCTCAGAATTCATCATTAGTTTTTATACCGAGGACAAAGTAATTTTGGCTTATGGCAGTCAGGCGCTACGAATCATCGGATTGGGTTATGTTTTTTACGGTATCGGAATGGTGATGATACAAGCGCTGAATGGAGCAGGCGATACCAAAACACCAACTTGGATTAACATCGTTTGTTTTTGGATGATTCAAATTCCATTGGCTTGGTTTCTTGCGGTTTATCTAGATTTTGGTCCGCTTGGTGCTTTTATAGCGATTCCATCGGCTGAAACGGTTTTGGCTTTGTTGGCTTTTTATTATTTCAAGAAAGGGAAGTGGAAGACGGTACAAGTTTAATGTTTACTCGTTTTTTTTAGGTTTTAAATCAAATTTGATTTGCAAGTTTATCAAATATAACTATATTTGCACCCACAAAAAGGCCTCGTGGCGCAACTGAATAGCGCATCTGATTACGGCTCAGAAGGTTACTGGTTTGAATCCAGTCGAGGTCACTTAAGAATGAAAAGCTCACACAAAAGTGTGAGCTTTTTTTGTGTTTAGAAAAAACTAAAAGTTTGGTTTTAAAGGATTTTGTAGACACAAAAGAAGCATTTCAATTTTTTAGTGGAATGCTTTTCATTTCCACTACGGAATTTGTTCTGGATATTTAATCCAATTGTGGTCACTGAAAAGCAAAAAGTCTACATGAGAATGTAGACTTTTCTTTTTTTATAAAATACTGTAATCAGTTTATTCCAATGCTTTACAAGTAACATAATACCGCCAAGCAATAATAGCCATTTGCCATTTTTTGGCTTTCGCCAAATCTAAGCCGCGCTTAGTAAAGCTTGGTAAAAGAAGTTTGTTGAGTTGGGCCAGAATTTTGTACATCTTATTTTCTTTAGTGTCAAAGATAAAAAAAACCGTCAAATGACGGTTTAATTGTAAATATACCAAGAAACTAGCTTTTTACCCTGTTCTTTTCACTTTCGGCACCATTGGCATCATATTGCTTTTTAGGAGCGAATGATTTTCCAA includes:
- a CDS encoding GMP reductase, producing the protein MRIETDLKLGFKDVMIRPKRSTLNSRAQVSLEREFKFLHSTHLWTGVPIMAANMDTVGTFEMALALAKEKLFTAIHKHYTVAQWNDFIKNAPSEIADYIAVSTGTGKSDFKKINEIFTQNPQLKFLCIDVANGYSEHFVEFLRQARKQFPDKVIIAGNVVTGEMVEELLLEGADIIKVGIGPGSVCTTRVKTGVGYPQLSAIIECADAAHGLGGHIISDGGCAIPGDVAKAFGAGSDFVMLGGMLAGHTESGGKLIEINGEKFKQFYGMSSETAMKKHVGGVAEYRASEGKTVQVPFKGDVIDTLHDILGGIRSTCTYVGASKLKELTKRTTFIRVTEQENTVFGKL
- a CDS encoding ABC transporter ATP-binding protein, translated to MSNKVLETKGLTKYFYDPIQFQVLKAIDMSINHGEFVSIVGKSGCGKSTLLYLLSTMDTDYEGQLFINEELITGKSDKSLAQLRNEKIGFVFQFHYLLSEYNVLKNVMLPGMKLNKFSEEEIEYNAMEHLKTLDMHEQALKMPNQLSGGQKQRVAIARALINNPLIIMGDEPTGNLDKKNSDIVFDIFNHLTKDHNQTLLVVTHDNDFASRTQRTITMEDGKII
- a CDS encoding NUDIX domain-containing protein, translating into MTNEINFFNYCPNCSSQSFTYQNNFKFNCHTCDFVLYHNIAAAVAIVFTYEDKVLFTVRNVDPDKGKLDLPGGFIDPGETAEEAACREIREEIGLYISTTELKYVTTSPNNYLYKKVAYRTMDIFYECSLDSEEMEITAKDEIQDLIWIKRSEIDLNKIGFISIKKVIEKYYILEK
- a CDS encoding MATE family efflux transporter: MSSKPNKITTLFRLIKQSLKGEEHDYTQGNVKTAILLLSIPMILELSLESVFAVVDIYFVGHLPNADIAVATVGLTEAVISLVYTLGIGLSVGATAIVARRVGEKDLIEASKSGAQAITVSLIVAILVAILGVTFAADILALMGAKPEVIKEGTTFAQIIFASSPAIILLFLINGIFRGAGDAAMAMRSLWLASIINIILCPLLIYGYGPFPELGLTGAAIATAIGRTTGVLYQCYHLFLKSRSIKIYKTYFKPNLEIVKSLLNISTPAMFQFFIQSGSWIVLTYIVSVTGSTDASAGYQIAIRNVVFFILPAWGLSNAAATLVGQNLGAKQPERAQQSVLLTTKYNIIFMSFVTLIFVCFSEFIISFYTEDKVILAYGSQALRIIGLGYVFYGIGMVMIQALNGAGDTKTPTWINIVCFWMIQIPLAWFLAVYLDFGPLGAFIAIPSAETVLALLAFYYFKKGKWKTVQV
- a CDS encoding SsrA-binding protein; the encoded protein is MYKILAQLNKLLLPSFTKRGLDLAKAKKWQMAIIAWRYYVTCKALE
- a CDS encoding FtsX-like permease family protein, with translation MNFKLILNIAFHLLRARLKQTIVAAVGVTFGIAMFISLVSFMNGLNDLLDGLMLNRTPHVRLYNEIKPSENQPIMLSEKYKNDINFISSIKPKDRGKSIYNSKAIIHYLKQDHRIIDVAPKITTPVFFNSGTIEISGVINGIDVLAEEKLFTLSDYIIEGTIADLDQNNSIIIGKGLADKMLLVQGDIIKITTAKGNLASLKIVGISQIGIAEIDDVSSYTSLATAQKLLGEATNYITDIQIKLHDITSAPTVAMEFHNKFDLDAIDYQTANSQFETGSSIRSIISYAVGIVLLIVAGFGIYNILNMMIFEKMDSIAILKATGFSGNDVKWIFISLSMIIGLTGGVFGLIFGFGFTKIIDNIPFNTAALPTISTYPINYNPMFYIIGIAFALITTFIAGLFPALKASKIDPVEIIRGK
- a CDS encoding pentapeptide repeat-containing protein, whose product is MHSDYIADQEFRDEIFNDVNTKFKEFENCTFYNIDFTDCTFQTVTFVDCNFFDCNFKDTKINYVSLRGVWFTKCNFTNVNFAMTDQVIFEFHFKDCLLDYAQFYALKMKKMQFINCSMIAVDFMASDLTEVLFDNCNLRRAVFIDTIANKADFSTSYDYAFDPEKNKIKKAVFSTDGLKGLLQKYDIIVK